The Fervidobacterium pennivorans DNA segment GAACATACGAGGATATATATAAGGTTCTACGTTGGATTCACAGGAATAAGGTTTATTGATAAATTGATCTCCACTCTTGGAACACCTTTCAATAAAAAGGTTCTCCACCAAGACAGAGCTGTTGTTGAAACTCAGATACCTAAAAAGTCTGAACTTAGAATGTCCGAAAACCTTATAACCGGGGATCTTCCAATACTTGAATATCGCAAAAAACGCGAACAGTTAAAGAGTGAAATTACAAAATAGGAGTGGTTTTATGGAAAACACACCTTCAAATATCCAAGGTGCTATAGAATACTCAATAACATCTTTAGAACAGTTGCTCCAACTTTGGACAAAAACTTATAATCATGAGGGTAGACCGGATTGGTCTCATCTAATTCCTTACTACGACGAGAATATACACTTTAGAGATTCGGTACAAGAGATCCATGGGATTGAACAATTCAAAGCTATGGTTGAGCGTTTGACAAAACGCTCTCAAGAATTGCACATGAATATATTAAATGCAGTAATGGAAGGGAATGTCATTTTCGTTGAATGGGATATGATTATCAATTTCAGAAAAACAAAGACTTCCGTTGTTCATGGTGCAAGTCGGCTTATT contains these protein-coding regions:
- a CDS encoding nuclear transport factor 2 family protein; the protein is MENTPSNIQGAIEYSITSLEQLLQLWTKTYNHEGRPDWSHLIPYYDENIHFRDSVQEIHGIEQFKAMVERLTKRSQELHMNILNAVMEGNVIFVEWDMIINFRKTKTSVVHGASRLILNEKGKIIDQRDYYDLWGDIFDNIPGFGKLYRKFMKRVFG